AAGGGCACCGTGCTGATGACGGTCAAGGACAGCGACAAGCCGCGCGCGGTCGAGGTCGCCCGTACGCTGCACACGCTCGGCTACCCGATCGTGGCGACGCGCGGTACGGCATCGGCCATCGAGGCGGCCGGCATTCCGGTGCGCGTGGTCAACAAGGTGAAGGACGGTCGTCCGCACATCGTCGACATGATCAAGAACGGTGAGCTGGCGCTCGTGTTCACCACCGTCGACGAGACGCGCGCGGCGATCGCCGATTCGCGCTCCATCCGCACCGCCGCGCTGGCCAATCGCGTGACGTACTACACCACCATCGCCGGCGCCCGTGCCGCGGTGGAGGGCCTGAAGCACCTGCAGAACCTGGACGTGTACGACCTCCAGGGCCTGCACGCCAGCCTGTAAGGCATTCGTCGGGCACGCGCGGCGCGACAAAGCGTCGCAAGGCGGAGCCCCCGGTGGCGGCAGTTGCCGCCTGCCGGGGGTTTCGCCTACACTACAGCGTCCGTGTCAAAACAACGACAGCCGCCGTCAGGCGGGTGTGCGCTACGCGCCCTCCCGCTTCGCAGCGGCTGATTTTTTTGTGATTCCGAATTACTCAACATGAGCACCATTCCGATTACCAAGCGCGGTGCCGAGATGCTGAAAGACGAACTCCAACGTCTGAAGACCAAGGAGCGTCCGGCCGTCGTCAACGCCATCGCCGAAGCGCGCGCACAGGGCGACCTGTCCGAAAACGCCGACTACGATGCTGCCAAGGAGCGCCAGGGTTTCATCGAGGGCCGCATCCTCGAGATCGAATCCAAGCTGGCCGCTGCGCAGGTCATCGACCCGGCATCGCTGGATGCCGATGGTCGCATTGTCTTCGGTGCCACCATCGATCTGGAAGACCTGGACTCGGGCAAGCCGGTCACGTACCAGATCGTCGGCGACGACGAGGCTGACCTGGACACCGGCAAGATCTCGATCAGCTCGCCGATCGCCCGCGCGCTGATCGGCAAGTACG
The sequence above is drawn from the Ralstonia solanacearum K60 genome and encodes:
- the greA gene encoding transcription elongation factor GreA; this translates as MSTIPITKRGAEMLKDELQRLKTKERPAVVNAIAEARAQGDLSENADYDAAKERQGFIEGRILEIESKLAAAQVIDPASLDADGRIVFGATIDLEDLDSGKPVTYQIVGDDEADLDTGKISISSPIARALIGKYEGDVATVVAPGGEREYEVRAVKYL